One region of Carbonactinospora thermoautotrophica genomic DNA includes:
- a CDS encoding vWA domain-containing protein, producing MSTFRYGPWRGGPDPLEPPYDVAAALDEIGDAVLDGTSPRQALQELLQRGPQGMAGLNELRRRIRERQREVRRSGRLDGTLEQVRRLLDQALAEERRELFADPGDDARLREAELDALPADTARAVRQLAEYDWRSPAARAAYQEIRDLLRREVLDQRFRGMKQALEGATPADIERLREMLRDLNALLAADARGEDTGERFAEFMRRHGEFFPDRPRTLEELVDSLARRAAAAQRLMNSLTPEQRAELEALAAQALADLGLQAELAALTQALQARRPDLDWSGSERLRGDTPLGLGDATSALQELADLEELNATLSQRYPGASLDDVDPELLNRTLGPDATVDLQRLRDIERELRRQGYLTQRGDALELSPKAIRRLAQTALRRVFADLRSRWRGEHDIADAGAAGEITGTSRAFRFGDEQPIDVVRTVSNAVRRQGPTGGPVTLSVEDFEVVETERRASAAVALCVDLSFSMVENDCWRAMKQTALALHALATTRFPQDAVEIIGFNRYARPLTATELATLDCDLVQGTNLQHALMLAGRHLRRHPNAEPVVLVVTDGEPTAHLLPDGTAWFYWPAVPETVHATLREVDALTAFGATINVFMLGDDPRLARFVDTIARRNGGRVLSPRPDTLGAYVVSDYLRARKGRRARR from the coding sequence ATGAGCACCTTCCGGTACGGCCCCTGGCGCGGCGGGCCGGATCCGCTGGAGCCGCCGTACGACGTCGCCGCCGCCCTGGACGAGATCGGCGACGCGGTACTCGACGGGACGAGCCCGCGCCAGGCGCTGCAGGAGCTGCTGCAGCGCGGCCCGCAGGGCATGGCCGGGCTGAACGAGCTGCGCCGCCGCATCCGCGAGCGCCAGCGCGAGGTGCGGCGCAGCGGCCGCCTGGACGGCACCCTGGAGCAGGTGCGGCGGCTGCTGGACCAGGCGCTGGCGGAGGAGCGGCGGGAGCTGTTCGCCGACCCTGGCGACGACGCCCGGCTGCGCGAGGCCGAACTGGACGCGCTGCCGGCCGACACCGCCCGGGCCGTCCGCCAGCTCGCCGAGTACGACTGGCGGTCGCCCGCGGCCCGGGCGGCGTACCAGGAGATCCGCGACCTGCTCCGGCGCGAGGTGCTCGACCAGCGGTTCCGCGGCATGAAACAGGCGCTCGAGGGCGCCACCCCGGCCGACATCGAGCGGCTGCGCGAGATGCTGCGCGACCTCAACGCCCTGCTGGCGGCCGACGCCCGCGGCGAGGACACCGGCGAACGGTTCGCGGAGTTCATGCGCCGGCATGGGGAGTTCTTCCCCGACCGGCCGCGCACGTTGGAGGAGCTGGTCGACTCCCTGGCCCGGCGCGCGGCGGCGGCCCAGCGGCTGATGAACTCGCTCACCCCCGAGCAGCGCGCCGAGCTGGAGGCGCTGGCCGCCCAGGCCCTGGCGGACCTGGGCCTGCAGGCCGAGCTGGCCGCGCTGACCCAGGCGCTGCAGGCGCGCCGGCCCGACCTTGACTGGTCCGGCAGCGAGCGCCTGCGCGGTGACACCCCGCTCGGCCTCGGCGACGCCACGAGCGCGCTGCAGGAGCTGGCCGACCTGGAGGAGCTGAACGCGACCCTCTCCCAGCGGTATCCCGGCGCGTCCCTGGACGACGTCGACCCCGAGCTGCTCAACCGCACGCTGGGCCCGGACGCCACGGTCGACCTGCAGCGGCTGCGCGACATCGAACGCGAGCTGCGGCGGCAGGGTTACCTCACCCAGCGCGGCGACGCCCTGGAGCTGTCCCCCAAGGCGATCCGCCGGCTGGCGCAGACCGCGCTGCGGCGGGTGTTCGCCGACCTGCGCTCCCGCTGGCGCGGCGAGCACGACATCGCCGACGCCGGCGCGGCGGGCGAGATCACCGGCACCAGCCGCGCCTTCCGGTTCGGCGACGAGCAGCCCATCGACGTGGTGCGCACGGTCAGCAACGCGGTACGCCGCCAGGGCCCCACCGGAGGCCCGGTGACGCTCAGCGTCGAGGACTTCGAGGTCGTGGAGACCGAGCGGCGCGCTTCGGCGGCGGTGGCGCTGTGCGTGGACCTGTCGTTCTCGATGGTGGAGAACGACTGCTGGCGGGCGATGAAACAGACGGCGCTCGCCCTGCACGCGCTCGCCACGACCCGGTTCCCGCAGGACGCGGTGGAGATCATCGGGTTCAACCGGTACGCCCGCCCGCTCACCGCCACCGAGCTGGCGACGCTCGACTGCGACCTGGTGCAGGGCACGAACCTGCAGCACGCCCTCATGCTCGCCGGCCGCCACCTGCGCCGCCACCCGAACGCCGAACCCGTCGTCCTGGTGGTCACCGACGGCGAGCCCACCGCCCACCTGCTGCCCGACGGCACGGCGTGGTTCTACTGGCCGGCGGTGCCCGAGACGGTGCACGCGACCCTGCGGGAGGTGGACGCGCTCACCGCGTTCGGCGCCACGATCAACGTGTTCATGCTGGGCGACGACCCGCGGCTCGCCCGGTTCGTCGACACGATCGCCCGGCGCAACGGGGGCCGGGTGCTGTCCCCCCGGCCCGACACGCTCGGCGCGTACGTGGTGAGCGACTACCTGCGCGCCCGCAAGGGCCGCCGGGCCCGGCGGTGA
- a CDS encoding sigma 54-interacting transcriptional regulator, translating into MRSDNPNTSVGTVGALRATGHVHRTVKDEIRANLLDRLAQGRDRFPGMVGFDETVLPQVERALLAGHDIVLLGERGQGKTRLMRSLVELLDEWTPVVAGCEINDHPYAPVCARCRRLAAELGEELPVAWKHRSERYAEKLATPDTSVGDLVGDVDPIKVAQGRTLGDPETIHYGLVPRANRGIVAINELPDLAERIQVSLLNVLEERDIQVRGYLLRLPLDVLLVASANPEDYTNRGRIITPLKDRFGAEVRTHYPLDLTHELSLLSQEAVLRATVPDHLLEVIARFTRLVRESPAVNARSGVSARFAIAAAETVAASALRRAAITGEDPPVARVSDLPSITQTLRGKVEFEPSEEGREQEILTHLLRRATADTFRARLGGLDLSGLLARFEDGRMVMTGELMPAQEVLAQLGPVSGLAQLLQRVGVREESPGLAAAAVEFAMEGLYLNKRLGKEELDGQTVYGR; encoded by the coding sequence GTGCGGTCAGACAACCCGAACACGAGCGTAGGGACTGTCGGGGCGCTGCGGGCAACCGGCCACGTCCACCGGACGGTGAAGGACGAGATCCGGGCGAACCTGCTGGACCGGCTCGCCCAGGGCCGGGACCGCTTCCCCGGCATGGTCGGATTCGACGAGACGGTGCTGCCGCAGGTGGAGCGGGCGCTGCTGGCCGGGCACGACATCGTGCTGCTGGGCGAGCGCGGCCAGGGCAAGACCCGGCTGATGCGCTCCCTCGTCGAGCTGCTGGACGAGTGGACCCCGGTGGTCGCCGGGTGCGAGATCAACGATCACCCGTACGCGCCCGTGTGCGCCCGCTGCCGCCGGTTGGCCGCCGAGCTGGGCGAGGAGCTGCCGGTCGCCTGGAAGCACCGGTCGGAGCGGTACGCGGAGAAGCTGGCCACCCCGGACACGTCGGTCGGCGACCTGGTCGGCGACGTGGACCCGATCAAGGTGGCGCAGGGGCGGACGCTGGGCGACCCGGAGACCATCCACTACGGCCTGGTGCCGCGCGCCAACCGCGGCATCGTCGCCATCAACGAGCTGCCCGACCTGGCCGAGCGGATCCAGGTGTCGCTGCTGAACGTGCTGGAGGAGCGGGACATCCAGGTGCGCGGGTACCTGCTGCGGCTCCCGCTGGACGTGCTGCTGGTCGCGAGCGCCAACCCCGAGGACTACACCAACCGCGGCCGGATCATCACCCCGCTCAAGGACCGGTTCGGCGCCGAGGTGCGCACCCACTACCCCCTCGACCTCACCCACGAGCTGTCCCTGCTGTCGCAGGAAGCCGTGCTGCGGGCCACCGTGCCGGACCACCTGCTGGAGGTGATCGCGCGGTTCACCCGGCTGGTGCGCGAGTCACCCGCGGTGAACGCCCGGTCCGGTGTGTCGGCGCGGTTCGCGATCGCGGCGGCCGAGACCGTCGCGGCGTCCGCCCTGCGCCGCGCGGCGATCACCGGGGAGGACCCGCCGGTGGCGAGGGTCAGCGACCTGCCTTCGATCACCCAGACGCTGCGCGGCAAGGTCGAGTTCGAGCCCAGCGAGGAGGGGCGGGAGCAGGAGATCCTCACCCACCTGCTGCGGCGCGCGACGGCGGACACCTTCCGCGCGCGGCTGGGCGGCCTGGACCTGTCGGGGCTGCTGGCCCGGTTCGAGGACGGGCGGATGGTGATGACCGGGGAGCTGATGCCCGCGCAGGAGGTGCTGGCCCAGCTCGGGCCGGTGAGCGGGCTCGCGCAGCTCCTGCAGCGGGTCGGGGTACGCGAGGAGTCGCCGGGCCTGGCCGCGGCCGCGGTCGAGTTCGCCATGGAAGGCCTGTACCTGAACAAGCGGCTGGGCAAGGAAGAGCTGGACGGCCAGACGGTGTACGGGCGATGA
- a CDS encoding SAM-dependent methyltransferase: MSLEERAPAGIDITRPSVARMYDYYLGGKDNFAVDREAAERVIALVPEIRTLVLENRAFLRRAVRFMVNQGIRQIIDIGSGLPTVDNTHEVAQRIVPDTRVVYVDIDPIVLAHGRAILANNEHTTVITADMRRPAEVLGHSETTRLIDFSQPVGVLLIAMLHFVSDEEGAQIMGYLRDALPSGSYLAATHITRDGKPAEVVQRILDIYAATSTPGYFRTHAEVARFFEGFELVEPGLVTLDAWRPDPSDPAPADPEAASWGYGGVGRKP, from the coding sequence ATGAGCCTGGAGGAGCGGGCGCCGGCCGGGATCGACATCACCCGGCCGAGCGTGGCGCGGATGTACGACTACTACCTCGGCGGCAAGGACAACTTCGCCGTGGACCGGGAGGCCGCCGAGCGGGTCATCGCGCTGGTGCCGGAGATTCGCACGCTGGTGCTGGAGAACCGGGCGTTCCTACGCCGCGCGGTGCGGTTCATGGTGAACCAGGGTATCCGGCAGATCATCGACATCGGCTCGGGCCTGCCCACGGTGGACAACACCCACGAGGTGGCCCAGCGGATCGTCCCGGACACGCGGGTGGTGTACGTGGACATCGACCCGATCGTGCTCGCCCACGGCCGGGCGATCCTGGCGAACAACGAGCACACCACGGTGATCACCGCGGACATGCGCCGCCCGGCCGAGGTGCTCGGACACTCGGAGACGACCCGGCTGATCGACTTCAGCCAGCCGGTCGGGGTGCTGCTGATCGCGATGCTCCACTTCGTCTCCGACGAGGAAGGCGCCCAGATCATGGGCTACCTGCGCGATGCCCTGCCGTCCGGCAGCTACCTGGCCGCCACGCATATCACCCGGGACGGCAAGCCCGCCGAGGTGGTTCAGCGGATCCTCGACATCTACGCGGCCACTTCGACACCAGGCTACTTTCGGACGCACGCGGAGGTGGCCCGGTTCTTCGAGGGGTTCGAGCTGGTCGAGCCCGGCCTGGTCACCCTGGACGCGTGGCGCCCGGACCCCTCCGACCCGGCCCCGGCGGACCCGGAGGCGGCCAGCTGGGGGTACGGCGGTGTCGGCCGCAAGCCCTGA
- a CDS encoding alkaline phosphatase D family protein, giving the protein MSGPTLSGPTRRSLIVGGLAAAGAVVVSVPSWATPTVGRGRLPYPFTLGVASGDPAPDSVVLWTRLAPEPLAEDGLGGMPSRVVPVHWQLAEDERFRRVVRQGTVTARPEAAHSVHVEPQGLQPGREYFYRFRVGDHVSPTGRTVTAPAPHAQVAALTMAFVSCAQYEHGYFTAYRRLAEDEPDLILHLGDYLYEYAKDTYVAPGGNVRDHAGPETVTLANYRQRHAQYKTDADLQTAHATAPFVVVFDDHEVENNWADEVPEQPDPNFLARRAAAFQAYYENMPLRRSSIPRGIDMQIYRRIGWGRLATFHMLDTRQYRADQACGDGWRRDCAERLDPTRSITGAEQEAWLLDGLARSRGTWNIIGQQVFFSQRDRLAGPQGEHSMDAWDGYVASRERILRGWTRVGARNPVVLTGDVHTHWASEIKADFDDPDSATLGVELVTTSITSGGDGSDTTSSGEKIKALNPHIKFFNNQRGYVRARITPEELRADFRVLPYVTRPDAPVTTRASFVVEEGRPGLHAV; this is encoded by the coding sequence ATGTCTGGACCGACTCTGTCTGGACCGACTCGCCGTAGCCTGATCGTCGGCGGTCTCGCCGCCGCGGGCGCCGTCGTGGTCTCCGTCCCCTCGTGGGCCACCCCCACCGTCGGGCGCGGCAGGCTGCCCTACCCCTTCACGCTGGGCGTCGCCTCCGGCGACCCCGCCCCCGACAGCGTGGTCCTGTGGACGCGGCTCGCGCCGGAGCCGCTCGCCGAAGACGGCCTGGGCGGGATGCCGTCGCGGGTCGTGCCGGTGCACTGGCAGCTCGCGGAGGACGAGCGTTTTCGCCGCGTGGTGCGCCAGGGCACGGTGACCGCTCGCCCGGAGGCGGCGCACAGCGTGCACGTGGAGCCGCAGGGCCTGCAGCCGGGGCGGGAGTACTTCTACCGCTTCCGCGTCGGTGACCACGTGTCCCCGACGGGCCGCACGGTGACCGCGCCGGCGCCGCACGCCCAGGTGGCCGCGCTGACCATGGCCTTCGTGTCCTGCGCCCAGTACGAGCACGGCTACTTCACCGCCTACCGGCGGCTGGCCGAGGACGAGCCGGACCTGATCCTGCACCTCGGCGACTACCTGTACGAGTACGCCAAGGACACCTACGTCGCGCCCGGCGGCAACGTACGCGACCACGCGGGCCCGGAGACGGTGACGCTGGCCAACTACCGGCAGCGGCACGCCCAGTACAAGACCGACGCCGACTTGCAGACCGCGCACGCGACCGCGCCCTTCGTCGTGGTGTTCGACGACCACGAGGTGGAGAACAACTGGGCTGACGAGGTGCCCGAGCAGCCGGACCCGAACTTCCTCGCCCGGCGCGCCGCCGCCTTCCAGGCGTACTACGAGAACATGCCGCTGCGCCGCTCCTCGATCCCGCGCGGCATCGACATGCAGATCTACCGCCGCATCGGCTGGGGCCGGCTCGCCACCTTCCACATGCTCGACACCCGGCAGTACCGCGCCGACCAGGCGTGCGGCGACGGGTGGCGGCGCGACTGCGCCGAGCGCCTCGACCCCACCCGCTCCATCACCGGGGCCGAGCAGGAGGCCTGGCTGCTGGACGGCCTCGCCCGCTCGCGTGGCACCTGGAACATCATCGGCCAGCAGGTCTTCTTCTCCCAGCGGGACCGGCTCGCCGGTCCCCAGGGCGAGCACAGCATGGACGCCTGGGACGGGTACGTCGCCAGCCGCGAGCGCATCCTGCGCGGCTGGACCCGTGTCGGCGCGCGCAACCCGGTCGTGCTCACCGGCGACGTGCACACCCACTGGGCGAGCGAGATCAAGGCCGACTTCGACGACCCCGACTCGGCGACGCTGGGCGTGGAGCTGGTCACCACGTCGATCACCTCCGGCGGGGACGGCAGCGACACCACCTCCTCCGGTGAGAAGATCAAGGCGCTCAACCCGCACATCAAGTTCTTCAACAACCAGCGCGGCTACGTGCGCGCCCGCATCACCCCCGAGGAGCTGCGGGCCGACTTCCGCGTCCTGCCGTACGTCACCCGGCCGGACGCGCCCGTCACCACCCGCGCCTCCTTCGTCGTGGAGGAGGGCCGCCCCGGGCTGCACGCAGTCTGA